The region GGCGCCGGTGCCCTCGACCACGTTCAGGCTCTTGCCGCCGCCGAGGCTCTGCGCCTGGAGGTCGGCGAGGTCGCGCATGGCCAGCCCGCGGTAGGCGAGGTCCACGTCGCCCTTCTGCACGGCGGACTTCAGCCGCGCCTGCCCGCCGTGGAAGAACTTCAGGTTCAGCCCGGAGTTCTTCGGCCGGGCGGGCCCCCGGTAGCCGCCGTTGACGGAGAAGTCGGCCTCGTCCTTGGTGAAGGAGTCCAGCTTGTAGACGCCGGAGCCGACCGCCTTGTGGTCCGTGCGCAGCTTGTCGGCGGGGTATTCCTGGTGGTCGACGATGGACCCGGCGCCGGAGGCGATCTTCTGCGGGAAGGTCGCGTCGGAGTCCTTCAGATGGAAGACGACGGTCCGCTTGTCCGGGGTGTCGATGCTCCCGATGGAGGTGAGCATCAGCGCCGGACCGTTCGCGTCATTGATCCGCTTGGTGCGCTCGAAGGAGAACTTGACGTCCTCGGACGTGAGCGGATGACCGCCTGAGAACGTCAGGTCGTTCTGCAGCGTGCAGGAGTAGACCCGGCTGGCGTTGTCCTTGAAGGAGCACTTCTCCGCCGCCTCCGGCTGCGGTGTGGTGCTGCCCTTCGGGAAGCTCAGCAGGGACTGGAAGACGTTGTTGAACAGCAGCCAGGAGCCCGGGTCGTAGCCGGATGCCGGGTCGGTGGCGAGCACCTCGTCCGACATCCCCATGACCACGTGCTCGCCGCCGCCCGCCGCGTCGCCGTCCTCACTGCCGCATCCGGTGAGCAGGGCGGCGGCCAGTCCCGCGCCCAGGGGAGCTGCCAGCCACTGATCACGTTTCCTCAACGGTCTTCCTCACACTTTCGTCGTTCCGTCCCTGACCCCCGTGGGTCGTTCTCAGTCGCCCTTGCCGAGCTCCCAGAGCTGGAGCATGGTCGAGGAGTCGAAGGCGTACTCGGCGCCGATGACGTTCTCGCGGGCGGCCACATAGGTGTTGCCCTGCCACAGCGGGAGATAGGGCACGTCGCTGGCGACGGCGTTCTGGATCGACTGGAAGTCCTTGTCGGCGAGGCTGCGCTGGGCCTCCTGCCGGGTCTTGGGGAGCAGCTCGTCCTGGATGGTGCTGTTGCGGTAGGGCGAGTTGAGGAAGTTGTCCGTGGTGAGGAACGGCGCGGTGTAGCTGTCGGGGTCCGGGAAGTCGGGCAGCCAGCCCATCCCGGAGGCGGAGAACTGGCGCTTGATGAGCGCGGGGCGGAAGTCCCGCCACGGGTAGCCCTTGATCGTGACGGAGAAGAGGCCGCTGCGGTTGAGCTGCTTCTTCAGCTCCTTGAACTCCCCGGCCGTCTCCGGACCGTAGTGGTCGGTGGTGTAGGTCAGCGTGAGCTTCACGGGGGTGCTGATACCGGCGTCGCGCAGCACGCTCTTGGCGACCGCGGGGTCCGGGTCGCCGTACTCGTTGTGAAACGAGTTGATATGCGAGGAGATGCTGGTGGGGATCATCGAGTAGAGCGGCTCGGCGGTCCGCTTGTACACATCGCGCACCAGCGCCTGGCGGTCCACGAGATGGGCGATGGCCTGCCGGACCGCCTTGTTTTTGACCGCCGGGTCCGAGGTGTTGAAGACCAGATAGCGGATGCCCTGCCCGGAGGACTCGAAGAGGCGCACGCCCTTGACGTCGCCCTTGTTGAGCTTGTCGATCTGGTCGGGCGAGAAGCCGCGGTGGACCACGTCGATGTCGCCCTTGACCAGGGCCTTCTCCATGGTCGAGGCGGAGTCGTAGAAACGCATCTCCGCCTTGTCGGCCTTGAGCTGGACATCGCCCTTGTAGTGGGAGTTCTTGGTGAAGACGACCTTGACCAGCCGGTTGTCGCGCACCTCGGTCTTGGCGGAGTACGGGCCCGAGCCCGTCATCTCGAACCCCTTGCGCAGCGCGTCCGGCTTGTAGACCTCGCTGTCCAGGATCGCGGCGGCCGGAGTGGTGAGCTTGGACGGGAAGGTCGCGTCCGGCTGCGAGAGGTGGATGACGATCTCGCGGTCGCTGGGGGTTTCGATCTTGTCCACGTTGGACAGCAGCGACTTGGTGCCGTTGGGGTCGTCGATGCGCAGCACGCGCTCGAGGGAGAACTTGACGTCCTCGGAGGTCAGGTCGTGACCGTTGGAGAACTTCAGCCCGCTGCGCAGCGTGCAGCGGTACTGCTCGCTCTGCCGGTCCTGGAAGCCGCACTTCTCGGCGGCGTCGGGTATCGGCTCGGTGCCGGAGCGCGGCAGTCTCATCAGCGTCTGGAAGGCGTTGTGCAGCACGCTCCAGGAGGCGAAGTCGTAGGCCAGGGCCGGGTCCAGCGGAGCGGGCGCCGCTTTCGACGCCTCTATGCGGTCCGTGCTGCCCAGGACGATCGCCTCACCGTCCGAGCCCGAGCCGTCGGTACCACCGCACGCGGCGAGCGTGGAGATCAGGAGGCCGGCCACAGCCGGCAGCACCAGCGACTTGCGCGTCATTGTCGGGAGTCTCCCTGCCATCGATCAACTACTCGCGACGAGATTAGTCCGCGACGCCGACCATGCTCAGACACAACGAAGTTGAGGCGATATCACGCCCCGATAACGAGCGGCCATCGACCGATATCCGGACGCCGCCACGATTCGTATGGCATGCCACTAATCCGGACACATGGGTTCACCCAAATCGCATCAGACGGGACGCGCGACAGAGAAGCGCCCCATCCGCTCGCCACATGTGCAGTGATAAACATCACGTTCCCTTGTCGCCAACGGAACGTGAAAAGTGCGCCCGCGCTATTCAGTTTGCAATTTACAGAAATACGCTCGGTGCGCGTTCAGTGCATTGCGGTGACCAGAGTACGCAGAAATGAAAGATCGACTTCTTCGAGCGAACCGACGACCGTACGCCCCGCGGCGGGCTCGATCGGCACCACGGACGGCACCGCGACCACCCGGCACCCGGCCGCCTCCGCGGCCCGTACGCCCGTGTCGGTGTCCTCGATGACCACACACCGCCCCGGCTCGGCGGCCAGTCCGGCCGCGGCGAACAGATACGGGTCCGGATGCGGCTTGGTCCGCTCGACCTCGTCGCCCGCGACCGTCAGGGCGAAGTGCTCCGGGCCGAGCGAGTGCAGGACCCGGTCCATGACCCGCCGGTGGGAGGCGGAGACCAGGGCGGTGGGGATGGACTGCGCGGCCAGCTCGGTGAGCAGCCGGCGGGCGCCGGGCAGCATCGGCACACTGCCGTCGATCAGCTCGGTGAAGCGGCTGTTGAGCAGGCCGGTGAGCTCGGCGAGGGCGATCTCGGCGCCGGTGGCCTCGATCAGGAACTGGGCGCTGCGCGACATCGGGCCGCCGACGACGACCTGGCGGTACTCCTCGGCGAGCGCGTGACCGAGCTCGGCGAAGATGGCGACCTCCGCGTCCCACCAGATGCCCTCGGTGTCGACCAGGGTGCCGTCCATGTCGAGCAGAACGGCTTGCAGTGCCGAGCCTTCGGCCGTACGGGTATCGACGGCGGGGATGCTGCTGGTCATCCAAACACCTCCGGATAAGGGGCACGAAGGCCGGCCCCCTTCCACTGGCGGGAAGGCGACCGGCCTCTACCGGATCGACCAGTCTACGTCGCGTCGCGCCGACGCGCCTCGTGAGCACCGTAAGGCGGTCACGAACCGCCGCCGGAGGACTACCGCGCGTTGAAGTACTTGGCCTCCGGGTGGTGGATCACGATGGCGTCCGTGGACTGCTCGGGGTGGAGCTGGAACTCCTCCGAGAGCTTCACCCCGATCCGCTCGGGCTGCAGCAGATCGGCGATCTTGGCGCGGTCCTCCAGGTCGGGGCAGGCGCCGTAACCCAGCGAGAAGCGCGCGCCGCGGTACTTCAGCGCGAACATGTCCTCCATCTCGCTCGGGTCCTCACCGGCGAAGCCCAGCTCGCCCCGGACCCGCGCATG is a window of Streptomyces violaceusniger Tu 4113 DNA encoding:
- a CDS encoding ABC transporter substrate-binding protein — translated: MRKRDQWLAAPLGAGLAAALLTGCGSEDGDAAGGGEHVVMGMSDEVLATDPASGYDPGSWLLFNNVFQSLLSFPKGSTTPQPEAAEKCSFKDNASRVYSCTLQNDLTFSGGHPLTSEDVKFSFERTKRINDANGPALMLTSIGSIDTPDKRTVVFHLKDSDATFPQKIASGAGSIVDHQEYPADKLRTDHKAVGSGVYKLDSFTKDEADFSVNGGYRGPARPKNSGLNLKFFHGGQARLKSAVQKGDVDLAYRGLAMRDLADLQAQSLGGGKSLNVVEGTGAEVQHLVFNMKDPVAGKLGVRKAMAYLIDRSTLVRDVYKRTAEPLYSVVPAGITGHNTAFYDKYGDRPQPGKAKQALRDEGISGKVKLTLWGTPIRYGPGTVPGLRQIAAQLNASGLFDVDVKSADVAAYEKGVAGGKYGVYVKGWVPDYPDPDNFVAPFFGAGNVLANHYTSPRLSAQLIPATAEQPSREATVGDFQRIQDIVADEVPMLPLWQGKQYAVAQDDISGLQWTLDSSTVFRFWEIGKSSGG
- a CDS encoding ABC transporter substrate-binding protein, which gives rise to MTRKSLVLPAVAGLLISTLAACGGTDGSGSDGEAIVLGSTDRIEASKAAPAPLDPALAYDFASWSVLHNAFQTLMRLPRSGTEPIPDAAEKCGFQDRQSEQYRCTLRSGLKFSNGHDLTSEDVKFSLERVLRIDDPNGTKSLLSNVDKIETPSDREIVIHLSQPDATFPSKLTTPAAAILDSEVYKPDALRKGFEMTGSGPYSAKTEVRDNRLVKVVFTKNSHYKGDVQLKADKAEMRFYDSASTMEKALVKGDIDVVHRGFSPDQIDKLNKGDVKGVRLFESSGQGIRYLVFNTSDPAVKNKAVRQAIAHLVDRQALVRDVYKRTAEPLYSMIPTSISSHINSFHNEYGDPDPAVAKSVLRDAGISTPVKLTLTYTTDHYGPETAGEFKELKKQLNRSGLFSVTIKGYPWRDFRPALIKRQFSASGMGWLPDFPDPDSYTAPFLTTDNFLNSPYRNSTIQDELLPKTRQEAQRSLADKDFQSIQNAVASDVPYLPLWQGNTYVAARENVIGAEYAFDSSTMLQLWELGKGD
- a CDS encoding HAD family hydrolase, translating into MTSSIPAVDTRTAEGSALQAVLLDMDGTLVDTEGIWWDAEVAIFAELGHALAEEYRQVVVGGPMSRSAQFLIEATGAEIALAELTGLLNSRFTELIDGSVPMLPGARRLLTELAAQSIPTALVSASHRRVMDRVLHSLGPEHFALTVAGDEVERTKPHPDPYLFAAAGLAAEPGRCVVIEDTDTGVRAAEAAGCRVVAVPSVVPIEPAAGRTVVGSLEEVDLSFLRTLVTAMH